The DNA window GCATCCGCAAACTCTCGTTGGACAGCGTCTTTTCCGCGATGCAGTATCGGGTCGGCGCGAAATACGCGATGGACGATCCCTTCGTCGAATCTCGGGAGAGCGGACGCGCTCCGCTTTCTTATTCGATCCGCCGAAAGACGCTGGAAGTTCTTACGCGCTCGGAAGGGGATCGGGCGGGTTCTTTTACCTACGCGATGCTGTTCGGCGATTCCTCCGAAATGCAAAAAGAGGATAAGACGGCGATGCGCGCGATCGGCGTGGCGCACGTCTTTGCGGTCAGCGGACTGCACGTCGGCGTGCTTTCCGCCGCGATCCTGTTTCTTTTGAAGAAACTGCGGGCGAAAAATTGGGTCCTATTCTTTTCGATGCTTCCGATCCTCGGCTTTTACTCTTACGTTTGCGGTTTTACGCCTTCCGTTCTTCGCGCTTCGATCATGGTATTGCTGTCGCTTGCGGCAAACGCGCTCGGAATGCGTTACGATGGATTGTCTTCCGTCTCTTTCGCCGCGATCGCGATCCTTCTTTTCAAACCGCTGTATCTCTTCGATCTGAGTTTTATCCTGAGCTTTCTGTCCGTCCTCGGAATCTTGTCTCTTTCCCGTCCGTTGGAGCGGATCTTCCTTCGGCATAAGATGCGCCGTTCTCTCGCGCAATCGCTCGCGGTGTCGCTCGCCACTTCGATCGCGATCGCTCCCGTCTCCGCCGTCGCTTTCGGAAAGATCACGTTTATGGGGATCGTAATGAACCTCGTCGTCGTCCCGCTCGCGTCCGTAACGTACGTCGCGTCTCTCGTGTCCGTCTTGTTGACGTTCGTCTATTCGGGCTTCGGCGCGCTCTTCGAGGTCGTCCGATTTCTCCCGCTTTTTATCGCCGAGCTCAGCGTCCGCGCGAGCGAACTCGGGAAACCGCAGAGCTACGTTTTTTCCGCGGTCGAGATCGCCGTCTATTACGCCGCGCTCCTCTTCGCAGGCAATTATTCTCTCGCGAGCAGGAAGACGAAACTCATCGCGGCGGGATCGGTCGCCTGCGTCATGCTCGCGCTGATCCTCGCGTAAGGATTCGGAGCGCTTTTCTTCGGAAATCCCGAAAATTTTTTCGAATGGCTTTCAGAATTTTATTCTCATTCGTTTGACATCGTAGCGGGGATTCTTTATAATGGCATTTGTTTAGGAAAAATAAACTTTTAATTTAGTATCGGTAGAGACGCAAAACTCGGAGTTTATTTTTACGAAACCAAAGAAAAGGAGCGAAAAAGAATGGAGATCGGCGTTAAAATCAAAGCGCTAAGACTCAAAAACAATCTGACGCAGGAAGAGCTTGCGGATCGCTGCGAACTTACGAAAGGCTTTATCAGTCAGCTGGAAAACGACCTCGCGAATCCTTCGATCGACACGCTCGGCGATATCCTCGTCGTCCTCGGGAGCAACCTCGGCGAGTTTTTCCAAAACGAGGAGAGCGACGCCGTCGTCTTCCACAAAGAAGACTATTTTTCCAAGGATTACGGCGACAGCGTGACGACTTGGCTTGTCCCGTCCGCGCAGAAAAACGCGATGGAGCCCATTCTCCTCGATTTGAACGAGAAGGGCGCGTCGGAGACCGATATGCCGCACGAGGGCGAAGAATTCGGCTTCGTCGTCGCGGGAAAGATCAAACTGACCGTCGGTCGCCGCTCGTTTACCGTGGAGAAAGGTGAAACCTTTTATTACAAAGCGGATAAAAAGCATTCGATCGAAAACGTAACGGACAAGAAAGCCACCGTGTTGTGGATATCCTGCCCGCCCAATTTTTAAGAAGGAAGAAGAAAGAAATGAACGAATCGGAGAAAAAGCGCGCGATCGTAAGCGGGAAAGAAAATCCCGCGGCGTCCGTCCCCTCGCAAAAGAAGGGCGAAAACATCATTGAGATTAAAGGGATCACGAAAGTCTTTGACGGCGTCACCGTTTTGGACGATCTGAGTCTCGGGATCAAGAGAGGGCAATTCGTGACCCTTCTCGGTCCTTCGGGGTGCGGAAAGACGACCCTTTTGCGCTTGATCGCCGGTTTCGAGACGCCGACGGAGGGCGAGATCTATATCGAAGGAACGCCGATTACTAGCATTCCTCCCTTTAAGCGCCCGGTCAACACCGTCTTCCAAAAGTACGCGCTTTTCCCCCATTTGAACGTTTTCAAAAACGTCGCGTTCGGTCTGAAACTCAAAAAGGTCGCGGATTCTTCCAAAAAGAGCGGCTATCGTAAGTACACGAAAGAGGAGATCGCGGAAAAAGTAAACAACGCGTTAAGGCTCGTCGGCCTCGCCGATTACGGTCACCGCGACGTCAATTCTTTGTCGGGCGGTCAGCAGCAGCGCGTCGCGATCGCGCGCGCCATCGTCTGCGAGCCCAAAGTCCTTCTTTTGGACGAGCCTCTCGGCGCGCTCGATCTCAAAATGAGAAAAGAGATGCAGATCGAGCTGAAAAAGATGCATCAGGATCTCGGCATCACCTTTATCTTCGTTACGCACGATCAAGAGGAGGCCCTGACGATGAGCGACGTCGTCGTCGTTATGAATGACGGCGTGATCCAGCAGATCGCCCGCCCGAAGAAGATCTACGACGAGCCTAAGAACGCTTTCGTGGCGGACTTCATCGGCGAGTCGAATATCTTTTCCGGCGTTATGGAAAAAGACTTTACGGTCGCTTTCCTCGGAAAGAAACTCAAATGCGTGGATAAGGGCTTCGAAAAGAACGAAAAGGTGGACGTCGTCATTCGCCCCGAAGATATCGTCATCACGACGGGCGAAGGGAAAGGCGATTTCGACGGCGAAGTTCTGACGACCGTTTTCAAAGGCACCTATTACGAAATGGAAGTTTTGGCTTCCGACTATGAGTTTACCGTCCAATCGCAAAAGGAATTTCTCCCCGGGCAAAAGGTCTCCTTGGGGATCCAACCGGACAGCATCCATATTATGAAAAAGATCCTGACGATCAATAAGTATATCGGGCGCGTGACGGGCGAGAATTACGTCTCTTTCTGCGGCGGCGAGTTCGAGATCCCGACCGAGGGATTCGAGACGGGCGACGACGTCCTCGTCTACGTCCCGTTCAATGCGGTCGATCTTACGGACGACGAAGAGGACGGCGTGATCGGCGCGAGCGTTACGCAGAGCCTTTATAAAGGAACCTATTATCAAGTTCAGGTCTATACCGATACGGACGAGGACTTTTATATCGACACCGCGGACGAGTGGGATATGGACGACCGCGTCGGCGTCACGATCGACGGAAGCAAAGTCCGCCTCGAAAAGTACGACCCCGAAGAAGAAAACGCGGAGGAAGCGAAATGAAAAAAGGAAAGGCAAAAGTCTTTCGCCCGACGGCGTTTTCATTTCCCTATCTTGCGGTCACGCTCGTCTTCGTCATCGTGCCCTTGATCTTGGTTTTGATCTATGCGTTCCGCGGGGACGACGGCGGTTTTACTCTTCAAAATTTCCGCCTTGTTTTCACCGAGAAAGAGACCCTGCGCCAGCTCGGGCAGACGATCGGCATCGCGGCGCTTTCGACTTTTATTTGCCTTTTGATCGCGTATCCCGTGGCGTACGTCCTCGCGTCCGAACCTTTTAAGAAGATGGCGATCCTCGCGCTTTTATTCATCATCCCGATGTGGATCAACTTTATGCTTCGTATCTTCGCGCTGCAATCCCTTCTCGTCGTGATGGGGATCCGCAAGAGTTTCGGCGCGGCGGTCGTCGGTATGGTCTACGATTTCTTTCCCTATATGCTGCTCCCGATTTACACCGTCCTTTCCAATATGGATAAAAGCTACGTCGAAGCGTCGAACGACCTCGGCGCGAATCCGTTTCGCACCTTTTTCAAGGTCACGCTTCCTTTGTCGCTTCCCGGCGTCATCAGCGGGATCAGCATGATGTTTATGCCGATTTTCAGCTCGTACGCCATTACCAAAATGATGGGTGATATGAACACGACCGTCATCGGCGCGAAGATCGCGAGTT is part of the Clostridia bacterium genome and encodes:
- a CDS encoding ComEC/Rec2 family competence protein, which translates into the protein MTRRKGEPFKLYNKRVVPLVAVFFILGIYTVKLSAAVGAITFACAAVFLFLLVRAKSLTAREAIVLAAFAILGFALAFSSFTLYNEYGLKGVKEIRCRVTEVSVKEDTENEGELLYSVVADSITCNGKRESGKISFRTAREMAVGDRVAVTGKIRIRKLSLDSVFSAMQYRVGAKYAMDDPFVESRESGRAPLSYSIRRKTLEVLTRSEGDRAGSFTYAMLFGDSSEMQKEDKTAMRAIGVAHVFAVSGLHVGVLSAAILFLLKKLRAKNWVLFFSMLPILGFYSYVCGFTPSVLRASIMVLLSLAANALGMRYDGLSSVSFAAIAILLFKPLYLFDLSFILSFLSVLGILSLSRPLERIFLRHKMRRSLAQSLAVSLATSIAIAPVSAVAFGKITFMGIVMNLVVVPLASVTYVASLVSVLLTFVYSGFGALFEVVRFLPLFIAELSVRASELGKPQSYVFSAVEIAVYYAALLFAGNYSLASRKTKLIAAGSVACVMLALILA
- a CDS encoding cupin domain-containing protein: MEIGVKIKALRLKNNLTQEELADRCELTKGFISQLENDLANPSIDTLGDILVVLGSNLGEFFQNEESDAVVFHKEDYFSKDYGDSVTTWLVPSAQKNAMEPILLDLNEKGASETDMPHEGEEFGFVVAGKIKLTVGRRSFTVEKGETFYYKADKKHSIENVTDKKATVLWISCPPNF
- a CDS encoding ABC transporter ATP-binding protein — translated: MNESEKKRAIVSGKENPAASVPSQKKGENIIEIKGITKVFDGVTVLDDLSLGIKRGQFVTLLGPSGCGKTTLLRLIAGFETPTEGEIYIEGTPITSIPPFKRPVNTVFQKYALFPHLNVFKNVAFGLKLKKVADSSKKSGYRKYTKEEIAEKVNNALRLVGLADYGHRDVNSLSGGQQQRVAIARAIVCEPKVLLLDEPLGALDLKMRKEMQIELKKMHQDLGITFIFVTHDQEEALTMSDVVVVMNDGVIQQIARPKKIYDEPKNAFVADFIGESNIFSGVMEKDFTVAFLGKKLKCVDKGFEKNEKVDVVIRPEDIVITTGEGKGDFDGEVLTTVFKGTYYEMEVLASDYEFTVQSQKEFLPGQKVSLGIQPDSIHIMKKILTINKYIGRVTGENYVSFCGGEFEIPTEGFETGDDVLVYVPFNAVDLTDDEEDGVIGASVTQSLYKGTYYQVQVYTDTDEDFYIDTADEWDMDDRVGVTIDGSKVRLEKYDPEEENAEEAK
- a CDS encoding ABC transporter permease is translated as MKKGKAKVFRPTAFSFPYLAVTLVFVIVPLILVLIYAFRGDDGGFTLQNFRLVFTEKETLRQLGQTIGIAALSTFICLLIAYPVAYVLASEPFKKMAILALLFIIPMWINFMLRIFALQSLLVVMGIRKSFGAAVVGMVYDFFPYMLLPIYTVLSNMDKSYVEASNDLGANPFRTFFKVTLPLSLPGVISGISMMFMPIFSSYAITKMMGDMNTTVIGAKIASLFENQNYGNYGYGSALSFILLLIVLAVMVISSALMKRTSKAPVKGGKA